One window from the genome of Rickettsiella endosymbiont of Xylota segnis encodes:
- the pcnB gene encoding polynucleotide adenylyltransferase PcnB: protein MNPNALKVLYRLNQHKYSAYLVGGCLRDILLKQKPKDFDIATNASPENIKKLFRNCLLIGRRFRLAHIRFGREIIEVSTFRAQSKKKSFKHRKIATHGMLLRDNVYGTIEEDVWRRDFTMNALYYNIADFSLVDYCGGLADIQNKIVRIIGEPRLRYQEDPVRILRAIRFASKLDFELDPATAEPIQELAPLLRHVPPARLFEEVLKLFHHGQALKTYQLLQQYQLLNELFPQAKQDSLDDTNDKILELACENTDKRIHQGKTVSPAFLFAVFLWPSVQSKAEQLITQHTPTFIAYQHAVSDALSKQQKLITIPRRYSTAIREIWDLQYRLLQRRPYMLYRLINHPRFRAAYDFLLLRAEIKEIDPSIASWWTHFLEADDETKKQLIQTITQTPRGTKRPKKRGRTI from the coding sequence ATTAATCCTAATGCGCTCAAGGTTTTATATCGGCTGAATCAGCACAAATACAGTGCTTATTTAGTAGGTGGGTGTTTACGTGATATTTTACTCAAGCAAAAACCAAAAGACTTTGATATTGCCACCAATGCCAGTCCTGAAAATATCAAAAAACTTTTCCGTAATTGTTTATTGATTGGCAGACGCTTTCGTCTTGCGCATATACGCTTTGGCCGAGAAATCATTGAAGTCAGCACCTTTCGGGCACAAAGCAAAAAAAAATCCTTTAAACATCGTAAGATTGCCACACACGGTATGCTATTACGCGATAATGTTTACGGAACAATCGAAGAAGATGTTTGGCGACGAGATTTTACTATGAATGCGCTCTACTACAATATCGCTGATTTTTCTTTAGTCGATTATTGTGGTGGACTTGCCGATATACAAAATAAAATAGTACGAATTATTGGCGAGCCCCGATTGCGTTATCAAGAAGATCCCGTTCGAATATTACGGGCGATACGCTTTGCTAGCAAATTAGATTTTGAATTGGATCCGGCTACCGCAGAGCCCATACAAGAACTTGCACCCCTACTGCGTCATGTACCACCCGCTCGCTTATTTGAAGAAGTACTTAAACTTTTTCATCATGGCCAAGCTTTAAAAACCTATCAACTACTCCAGCAATATCAATTACTCAACGAATTATTTCCGCAAGCTAAACAAGACTCTCTAGACGACACGAACGACAAAATTCTAGAACTAGCCTGTGAAAATACTGATAAACGTATTCATCAAGGAAAAACCGTTTCCCCAGCATTTTTGTTTGCCGTGTTTTTATGGCCTAGCGTACAAAGCAAAGCCGAACAACTCATTACCCAACACACCCCCACATTTATTGCCTATCAACATGCAGTAAGTGATGCATTGAGCAAACAACAGAAATTAATTACCATCCCGCGCCGTTATAGTACTGCGATTCGTGAAATATGGGATTTACAATACCGATTATTACAACGACGTCCTTATATGCTGTATCGTTTAATAAATCATCCTCGCTTTCGCGCCGCTTATGATTTTTTATTATTACGTGCCGAAATCAAGGAAATAGATCCAAGTATCGCGAGCTGGTGGACTCACTTTTTAGAAGCGGACGATGAAACCAAGAAACAATTAATTCAAACCATCACGCAAACACCTCGAGGAACCAAACGCCCCAAAAAACGAGGAAGAACAATATGA